From one Bacillus sp. FJAT-42376 genomic stretch:
- the hpaB gene encoding 4-hydroxyphenylacetate 3-monooxygenase, oxygenase component, protein MPAKTGEQYIERVDKAQAEIWIHGEQVKGKISEHPAFKGVMKSQAELYDMQHDPDKKDFMTYISPSTGARTGTSFMQPSTKEELMMRRRMMQEWARYNGGMMGRSPDYINSGLMAYGAASDMFGSQDPLYAKNMQNYYEYARENDLSLTHTLIQPQVNRGVHSAQLPDPYIAARIKEKTSEGVVIKGARLLATQGGITDEIMVFPSTLLKQSDEENPYAFAFCIPNNTPGLKFICRESFDYGKSGFDHPLGSQFEEMDTIVVFDDVTVPWDRVFSLGDVAVCNKAYTESSAVVHMTHQVVSKNVAKTEFVLGILQLMAETINISQFQHIQEKISEVILALETLKAYVTASEANAGLDRWGTMTPDFAPLNAARNYFPKIYPRFTEIMQLMGASGLMAIPTQADFQSDIRPDLDQYLQSATGDAESRVRLYRLAWDVCMSSFGSRQTLYERFFFGDPVRMASALYNGYDKQEYVDRVKAFLDRSQELIKNNG, encoded by the coding sequence ATGCCGGCAAAAACGGGAGAACAGTATATAGAACGCGTAGATAAAGCGCAGGCGGAGATCTGGATTCACGGGGAGCAGGTCAAAGGGAAAATTTCAGAGCATCCTGCTTTTAAAGGCGTGATGAAATCACAGGCAGAGCTATATGACATGCAGCATGATCCGGATAAAAAGGATTTTATGACCTATATCTCCCCATCGACAGGAGCGCGGACGGGAACGTCCTTTATGCAGCCATCTACGAAGGAAGAGCTTATGATGCGCCGCCGGATGATGCAGGAGTGGGCCCGCTACAACGGGGGCATGATGGGGCGCTCGCCGGATTATATCAATTCAGGACTCATGGCGTACGGTGCCGCATCCGACATGTTTGGAAGCCAGGATCCGCTCTATGCGAAAAACATGCAAAACTATTATGAATATGCGAGAGAGAACGATTTGTCTCTAACCCATACGCTCATCCAGCCGCAGGTGAACCGCGGCGTTCATTCAGCCCAGCTGCCGGATCCCTATATAGCGGCGAGAATCAAGGAGAAAACATCAGAAGGTGTGGTCATTAAAGGAGCCCGTCTGCTCGCAACCCAGGGCGGGATAACAGATGAAATCATGGTGTTCCCGTCCACGCTCCTGAAACAGTCGGACGAAGAAAATCCTTATGCGTTCGCGTTCTGCATTCCGAATAACACACCGGGATTGAAATTTATATGCAGGGAATCGTTTGATTACGGAAAATCCGGTTTTGATCATCCGCTCGGATCCCAGTTTGAAGAAATGGATACCATTGTCGTGTTTGACGATGTGACTGTCCCTTGGGACCGCGTCTTTTCCCTTGGAGATGTTGCGGTCTGCAACAAAGCCTATACAGAGAGCAGTGCCGTTGTTCATATGACGCATCAAGTGGTATCCAAAAATGTGGCGAAGACAGAATTTGTCCTCGGGATTCTCCAGCTGATGGCGGAGACGATCAACATCAGCCAGTTCCAGCATATTCAGGAGAAAATCTCTGAAGTCATCCTTGCGCTTGAAACGCTGAAAGCCTATGTAACGGCGTCTGAAGCCAATGCCGGGCTTGACCGCTGGGGGACGATGACGCCTGATTTTGCTCCGTTAAATGCGGCGAGAAACTATTTCCCGAAAATTTATCCCCGGTTCACGGAAATCATGCAGCTGATGGGAGCGAGCGGTCTGATGGCGATTCCGACTCAGGCTGACTTCCAATCAGATATCCGTCCCGATCTGGATCAGTACCTGCAGTCGGCGACTGGGGATGCAGAGAGCCGTGTGAGGCTGTACCGGCTTGCGTGGGATGTATGCATGAGCTCATTCGGGTCAAGACAAACCCTTTATGAGCGCTTTTTCTTCGGCGATCCGGTTCGGATGGCTAGTGCCCTGTATAACGGATATGACAAGCAGGAATACGTGGACCGCGTGAAGGCATTCCTGGACCGTTCACAGGAACTGATCAAAAATAACGGATGA
- the hpaD gene encoding 3,4-dihydroxyphenylacetate 2,3-dioxygenase, whose product MARTVLNVKDLDVSRAFYVDALGFIETERTEEAIYLRGLEEHVHHSLVLKKSAKHGVHALGYKVAADEDLDRLQAFFQAKGLKTKWLEEGTQHALGRALHVHDISGMPLEFFSKMDGAERMLQRYELYRGARIQRIDHVNCSVPDVEKAYHFYIQELGFACSEYTAAGEDRIWAAWLHRKQTVHDQAFMNGEGPRLHHVGFWLPDPLSIIHSCDVLASLGYAGSIERGPGRHGLSNAFFLYLRDPDGYRIELYSGDYLTSDPDFKPVRWDLNDPRRQTFWGTKAPDSWFNETAPFLDIETGEPVGTRSPVLEQKKPEFII is encoded by the coding sequence ATGGCCCGAACGGTATTGAATGTAAAAGACTTGGATGTTTCCAGAGCGTTTTATGTGGATGCCCTTGGCTTTATTGAAACGGAACGGACAGAAGAGGCGATCTATTTAAGGGGCCTTGAGGAGCATGTCCATCACAGCCTCGTGTTGAAAAAATCAGCAAAACATGGTGTACATGCGCTTGGCTATAAGGTAGCGGCCGATGAAGATCTTGACCGACTTCAGGCATTTTTCCAAGCAAAGGGGCTGAAGACCAAATGGCTGGAGGAAGGAACGCAGCATGCACTGGGCAGAGCCTTGCATGTTCATGATATTTCCGGAATGCCGCTTGAGTTTTTCAGCAAAATGGACGGGGCTGAAAGGATGCTTCAGCGCTATGAACTGTACCGCGGCGCAAGGATTCAGCGCATTGACCACGTCAACTGCAGTGTGCCGGATGTGGAGAAAGCGTACCATTTTTACATTCAGGAACTGGGCTTTGCCTGCTCGGAATATACGGCAGCCGGGGAGGACCGGATTTGGGCGGCTTGGCTTCACCGGAAACAAACGGTTCATGATCAGGCATTTATGAATGGGGAAGGGCCGAGGCTTCATCATGTCGGCTTCTGGCTCCCGGATCCGCTTTCGATTATCCATAGCTGCGACGTGCTGGCTTCCCTCGGATATGCCGGAAGCATCGAACGGGGCCCGGGCCGCCACGGTTTATCCAATGCTTTCTTCCTCTATTTGCGTGATCCGGACGGCTACCGGATTGAGCTGTACAGCGGGGATTACTTGACAAGTGATCCGGATTTTAAGCCGGTCCGCTGGGATTTAAATGATCCGAGAAGACAGACGTTCTGGGGGACGAAAGCACCGGACAGCTGGTTTAATGAGACCGCGCCGTTTCTCGATATCGAAACAGGAGAGCCGGTCGGAACCCGGTCACCGGTGCTTGAGCAAAAGAAGCCTGAATTTATCATTTAA
- the hpaE gene encoding 5-carboxymethyl-2-hydroxymuconate semialdehyde dehydrogenase translates to MQTQSHKAAAGHKQLEPVKHYINGEFLHSEQSFENKNPFMNTAMNEIAEGRKEEIEKAVASAKSAFVQWGSMKMEKRMKFIERIAALIDEEMEEVAFLESLDTGLPISQTRKMTARAAENFRFYSRMVQTKLHGESYAADDEFINYTVYKPLGPIGLITPWNAPFMLETWKVAPALATGNTVILKPAELSPLTANKLAEIIHKAELPPGVFNVVHGYGETAGAALVAHPDVKAVSFTGETKTGSIIIKTGADSLKKTSMELGGKSPLIVFDDADVDRALDAAVWGIFSFNGERCTANSRLFLHKSMKESFVEKLKERVQTIVMGDPMDTGTQLGPLIDQDHCRKVRSYIDLAEEEGCTVFQGEVPEELKAGNFVPPTLLLNARNDMRVCQEEIFGPVMSVIEFETEEEAIELANDVPYGLAGYVWTNDMKRGHRVAQAVDAGMLWVNSHNVRDLRIPFGGMKASGIGREGGHYAMLEFYCEPKVIHVALGDHHIPQFGKRKGS, encoded by the coding sequence ATGCAGACACAATCACATAAGGCTGCTGCTGGACACAAACAGCTCGAGCCTGTTAAGCACTATATCAACGGAGAATTTTTACATTCAGAACAGTCTTTTGAAAATAAAAATCCGTTTATGAACACGGCGATGAACGAAATAGCTGAGGGACGGAAGGAAGAGATTGAGAAGGCTGTGGCATCTGCTAAAAGCGCCTTTGTCCAGTGGGGCTCGATGAAAATGGAGAAGCGGATGAAGTTTATTGAGCGGATTGCAGCACTCATTGATGAGGAGATGGAAGAGGTTGCTTTCTTGGAATCCCTTGATACCGGCCTTCCGATCAGCCAGACAAGAAAAATGACAGCCCGGGCAGCGGAGAATTTCAGGTTTTACTCGCGGATGGTTCAGACAAAGCTGCATGGTGAATCGTACGCTGCAGACGATGAGTTTATTAATTATACCGTGTATAAACCTCTTGGTCCCATCGGGCTGATTACACCGTGGAATGCCCCGTTTATGCTGGAAACGTGGAAGGTCGCTCCGGCGCTTGCGACAGGGAATACCGTCATTTTAAAGCCGGCAGAGCTTTCTCCGCTTACGGCTAATAAGCTCGCGGAAATCATCCATAAAGCAGAGCTTCCTCCTGGTGTATTTAACGTAGTCCATGGATACGGAGAAACCGCAGGAGCCGCGCTGGTTGCCCATCCTGATGTAAAGGCTGTTTCGTTTACGGGAGAAACAAAGACAGGCTCAATCATTATAAAGACCGGAGCCGACAGCTTGAAGAAAACGTCGATGGAGCTTGGCGGAAAGTCCCCGCTCATTGTATTTGATGACGCGGACGTTGATAGAGCGCTCGATGCAGCGGTTTGGGGAATATTTTCTTTTAATGGAGAACGCTGCACGGCTAACTCCCGCCTGTTTTTGCATAAGAGCATGAAAGAATCGTTCGTCGAAAAGCTGAAGGAGCGTGTTCAAACTATCGTCATGGGTGACCCGATGGACACTGGAACCCAGCTTGGACCGCTTATTGATCAGGATCATTGCAGGAAGGTTCGGTCCTACATTGATTTAGCAGAAGAAGAAGGCTGTACGGTTTTTCAGGGGGAGGTCCCAGAAGAGCTGAAAGCGGGAAATTTCGTTCCTCCTACACTGCTTCTGAATGCGCGGAATGACATGAGAGTGTGCCAGGAAGAGATTTTCGGGCCGGTTATGTCTGTGATTGAATTTGAAACAGAAGAAGAGGCGATTGAGCTTGCAAATGACGTTCCTTATGGCCTCGCAGGGTACGTCTGGACAAATGATATGAAGCGGGGACACCGGGTGGCACAGGCGGTGGATGCCGGAATGCTCTGGGTGAATTCGCACAATGTACGCGATCTCCGCATTCCGTTCGGAGGGATGAAAGCAAGCGGAATCGGAAGAGAAGGCGGCCATTATGCGATGCTTGAATTTTACTGCGAGCCCAAAGTCATTCACGTCGCACTCGGAGACCATCACATTCCGCAGTTCGGGAAAAGGAAGGGGAGCTAA
- a CDS encoding fumarylacetoacetate hydrolase family protein: MRTGQLMMPGTSRLQTVELRGKEFVCNGTAFQTDQLILSPPISGTVYGTALNYKGELELLGDSVYESPYQQPPAAPVLYIKPVNTLNGHGGVIPLPDGADELQTGAALGIVIGRKANRVKEEAALDFVLGYTVVNDVSIPHTTVYRPAVKEKCRDGFCPAGPWIRPRNEVKNPDSLSISVYINGVLNQKTSTSSLIRSVPKLIADVTEFMTLNEGDVLLAGVPEHPPRMKDGDVVTIEIEEVGSLTNRVVKEDGRERP; the protein is encoded by the coding sequence GTGAGAACTGGACAATTAATGATGCCGGGAACATCCCGGCTCCAGACCGTGGAGCTCCGGGGAAAAGAGTTTGTCTGCAATGGAACCGCTTTTCAAACGGATCAGCTTATCCTAAGCCCCCCTATTTCAGGAACGGTGTACGGCACGGCCCTGAACTACAAGGGAGAACTGGAGCTGCTTGGAGATTCTGTCTATGAATCACCGTACCAGCAGCCTCCTGCTGCCCCGGTTTTGTATATAAAGCCTGTGAATACGCTGAACGGGCACGGCGGCGTCATCCCATTGCCGGATGGTGCTGATGAACTCCAGACAGGTGCTGCCCTTGGAATCGTCATCGGCCGGAAAGCAAACCGGGTAAAGGAAGAGGCGGCGCTCGATTTTGTGCTTGGATATACGGTCGTAAATGACGTGAGTATCCCCCATACCACCGTGTACCGTCCTGCTGTGAAGGAAAAATGCAGAGATGGCTTTTGTCCGGCCGGTCCGTGGATTAGGCCCCGCAACGAGGTGAAGAATCCCGATTCTTTAAGCATCTCGGTTTATATAAACGGTGTACTGAACCAGAAAACATCGACTTCGAGCCTGATTCGTTCTGTTCCAAAGCTGATTGCCGACGTTACAGAATTTATGACGCTGAATGAAGGAGATGTTCTGCTTGCGGGAGTTCCGGAACATCCTCCCCGCATGAAGGATGGGGATGTCGTTACCATTGAGATTGAAGAGGTGGGTTCTTT